Proteins from a single region of Acidovorax sp. NCPPB 3576:
- a CDS encoding acetyl-CoA hydrolase/transferase family protein, with the protein MTPPSRVLNPLLRERTMSAEQAAELIPDGARVGMSGFTGAGYPKAVPTALARRIEGLHAAGEPFSIGLWTGASTAPELDGALAKVGGINMRMPYQSDPTCRQQINAGQMQYVDVHLSHVAPYVWFGFWGKLDVAVIEVAGVLPDGRLIPSSSVGNNKTWLDQADRIILEVNSWQPEGLEGMHDIYYGTDLPPNRVPIPLVRPADRIGEPYLRCDPAKVVAVVATHAPDRNSAYAAPDDTSERIAGHIIEFLQHEVARGRLPPGLLPLQSGVGNIANAVLAGLNAGPFDHMTAYTEVLQDGMLDMLRSGKLDSASATALSLSPAATEEFTRHIDFYRERIVLRPQEISNHPELIRRLGLISMNGMIEADLYGNVNSTHVMGSSIMNGIGGSGDYARNAYLSMFLTPSLAKGGAISCIVPMASHVDHTEHDVQVIVTEQGLADLRGLSPSQRSRVVIERCAHPDFRPALRDYVDRAEASGCGRHTPHLLGEALSWHERYVRTGTMRA; encoded by the coding sequence ATGACCCCACCCAGCCGCGTTCTCAACCCCTTGCTGCGCGAACGCACCATGTCGGCCGAACAGGCCGCCGAGCTGATTCCCGACGGCGCGCGCGTGGGCATGAGCGGCTTCACCGGCGCGGGCTATCCCAAGGCGGTGCCAACTGCGCTGGCACGCCGCATCGAAGGGCTGCACGCGGCTGGCGAGCCCTTCAGCATCGGGCTGTGGACAGGCGCCTCCACCGCGCCGGAGCTGGACGGCGCGCTGGCCAAGGTGGGCGGCATCAACATGCGCATGCCTTACCAGTCCGACCCCACCTGCCGCCAGCAGATCAACGCCGGCCAGATGCAGTATGTGGATGTGCACCTGTCGCACGTGGCGCCCTATGTGTGGTTCGGCTTCTGGGGCAAGCTCGATGTGGCGGTGATCGAGGTGGCGGGCGTGCTGCCCGACGGGCGGCTGATCCCGTCGTCCTCGGTGGGCAACAACAAGACCTGGCTGGACCAGGCGGACCGCATCATCCTGGAGGTCAACAGCTGGCAGCCCGAGGGCCTGGAGGGCATGCACGACATCTACTACGGCACCGATCTGCCGCCCAACCGCGTGCCGATCCCGCTGGTGCGCCCGGCCGACCGCATCGGCGAGCCCTATCTGCGCTGCGACCCTGCCAAGGTGGTGGCCGTGGTGGCCACGCACGCGCCGGACCGCAATTCGGCCTATGCCGCGCCGGACGACACCTCGGAGCGCATCGCCGGCCACATCATCGAGTTCCTGCAGCACGAGGTGGCGCGGGGCCGCCTGCCGCCCGGCCTGCTGCCGCTGCAGTCCGGCGTGGGCAACATCGCCAACGCCGTGCTGGCCGGCCTGAACGCCGGGCCGTTCGACCACATGACGGCCTACACCGAGGTGCTGCAGGACGGCATGCTGGACATGCTGCGCTCGGGCAAGCTCGACAGCGCCTCGGCCACGGCGCTGTCGCTCAGCCCGGCGGCCACCGAGGAATTCACCCGCCACATCGACTTCTACCGCGAGCGCATCGTGCTGCGCCCGCAGGAGATCAGCAACCACCCCGAGCTGATCCGCCGCCTGGGCCTGATCTCGATGAACGGCATGATCGAGGCCGACCTGTACGGCAACGTGAACTCCACGCACGTGATGGGCTCGTCCATCATGAACGGCATCGGCGGCTCGGGCGACTATGCACGCAACGCCTATCTATCGATGTTCCTCACGCCGTCGCTGGCCAAGGGCGGCGCCATCTCGTGCATCGTGCCCATGGCATCGCACGTGGACCACACCGAGCACGACGTGCAGGTGATCGTGACCGAGCAGGGCCTGGCCGACCTGCGCGGGCTGTCGCCCTCGCAGCGCTCGCGCGTGGTGATCGAGCGCTGCGCGCACCCGGACTTCCGGCCCGCGCTGCGCGACTACGTGGACCGCGCCGAGGCCAGCGGCTGCGGCCGCCACACGCCCCACCTGCTGGGCGAGGCGCTGTCATGGCACGAGCGCTACGTGCGCACCGGCACCATGCGCGCCTGA
- a CDS encoding hotdog fold thioesterase, which translates to MSIWKRPIDLPTVQAGNEGTAVSHLGIEFIEIGDDFLRARVPVDERTKQPFGLLHGGVSVVLAETLGSVGAVYASPEGWHAVGLDINANHLRSARSGWVTGTAKPVHIGRTTQVWQIDMVNDEGELTCVSRLTIAMLAPR; encoded by the coding sequence ATGTCCATCTGGAAGCGCCCCATCGATCTGCCCACCGTGCAAGCCGGAAACGAAGGCACGGCCGTGTCCCACCTCGGCATCGAGTTCATCGAGATCGGCGACGACTTCCTGCGCGCCCGCGTGCCCGTGGACGAACGCACCAAGCAGCCTTTCGGCCTGCTGCACGGCGGCGTGAGCGTGGTGCTGGCCGAGACGCTCGGCTCGGTGGGCGCTGTGTATGCCTCGCCCGAGGGCTGGCACGCCGTGGGCCTGGACATCAACGCCAACCACCTGCGCTCGGCCCGCAGCGGCTGGGTGACCGGCACCGCCAAGCCCGTGCACATCGGTCGCACGACGCAGGTGTGGCAGATCGACATGGTCAACGACGAGGGCGAACTGACCTGCGTGTCGCGCCTGACGATCGCCATGCTGGCGCCGCGCTGA
- a CDS encoding DNA adenine methylase: MQTELAESWEAEELALDVEASPIISASSAISRRFREDAQLSSREVSAAFGEPIPFPTTRYYGSKRRQMGWLREEFGRLEGCTALDAFGGTGAVSHLLSQMGWDVTYNDIFQFNTISARALFSSARVPLSTAGVASILRTVKPRPGFIHANFAGLYFTDEENAWLDGFMTTLTQVEPACKDLLLHCLFQACLKKRPYNLFHRANLKLRQSRVKVQFGNRTTWEKSFAEHILSTFEEVRHMQRGVGGSVTVTAGRSAEEIIPGYDFVYVDPPYFKRTRDTESYLSRYHFLEGLARYDEWPQLLDGGDRLQRIKASTVSEWTSKAALKSDIAALIQTHRNAKFALSYVSGEHPSEAELFDLFCDNFSRVRLSRRAYSRALSKKKFFELLLIGEP, encoded by the coding sequence GTGCAGACCGAACTTGCAGAATCATGGGAGGCAGAAGAACTCGCGCTCGATGTCGAGGCGTCTCCTATTATCTCGGCGTCGAGTGCGATATCGCGGCGGTTCAGGGAAGACGCACAGCTGTCATCTCGGGAGGTCTCCGCAGCATTCGGCGAGCCAATTCCGTTTCCCACCACTCGCTACTATGGCAGTAAGCGGCGACAGATGGGTTGGTTACGCGAGGAGTTTGGGCGGCTTGAGGGATGCACCGCACTCGATGCTTTTGGCGGGACAGGGGCCGTCTCGCACTTGTTGTCCCAAATGGGCTGGGATGTCACCTACAACGACATCTTCCAATTCAACACGATTTCAGCTCGCGCCTTATTTTCCTCGGCCAGGGTACCCCTATCGACCGCGGGGGTCGCATCGATTTTGAGGACGGTCAAACCACGTCCCGGGTTCATCCACGCCAACTTCGCCGGCCTCTACTTTACCGACGAGGAGAATGCTTGGCTCGATGGCTTCATGACCACTCTCACTCAGGTCGAGCCGGCTTGCAAGGATCTTCTCCTTCATTGTCTTTTCCAGGCATGCCTCAAAAAGCGTCCATATAACCTGTTCCATCGCGCCAACCTCAAGTTGCGCCAGTCGCGGGTCAAAGTGCAATTCGGGAACCGCACCACCTGGGAAAAGAGTTTCGCCGAACATATCCTGAGCACCTTTGAGGAAGTACGGCATATGCAGCGGGGTGTGGGTGGGAGTGTCACAGTCACAGCCGGTCGATCTGCCGAAGAGATCATCCCTGGCTACGACTTCGTCTACGTTGATCCGCCATATTTCAAGCGGACTCGGGACACAGAATCCTACCTGTCGCGCTATCACTTTCTCGAAGGCTTGGCTCGGTACGACGAGTGGCCCCAGTTGCTTGATGGAGGTGACCGTCTCCAACGGATTAAGGCCTCGACGGTTAGTGAATGGACAAGCAAAGCAGCCCTGAAAAGCGATATCGCAGCATTGATCCAAACACATCGAAATGCCAAGTTTGCTCTGTCCTATGTCTCAGGCGAGCATCCATCAGAAGCCGAGTTGTTTGACCTGTTCTGCGACAACTTCAGTCGCGTACGCCTGTCCCGCCGTGCCTACAGCCGCGCGTTGTCCAAGAAAAAGTTCTTCGAACTATTGCTGATCGGTGAGCCATGA
- a CDS encoding beta-ribofuranosylaminobenzene 5'-phosphate synthase family protein produces the protein MIVRVSVPSRVHLTLIDLGRTGYRRNGGVGFGIAAPRSTFAFAPDTAVDLSALASCGYRLAEIESLTIRLEHLIEQQQLAHGLLLNEVQLPDRHAGFGTGTAVALASLESLFLLNGRDVSQEFLRSHCGRGGASGIGLSNYFTGGFIFDAGRRFSSAPIVGSDATQEVNEQPLEILRVDLPDWPMGVLIPPGASALSLEQEQAFFVQRLPLEEAEVFEVTYHAVFGTLTAVRCGDYDAFCASINALQRCAWKRAEIDLYGQSVRACVAHLTSIGCDAVALSSIGPALIFWARDLDATFAAAVSTYGPSAVFRTRPDNVGRTLTHD, from the coding sequence GTGATCGTACGCGTAAGCGTCCCATCACGCGTGCATCTCACGCTGATCGATCTCGGACGAACAGGATATCGCCGTAATGGCGGCGTGGGCTTCGGCATCGCCGCACCACGATCTACCTTTGCCTTTGCGCCTGACACCGCGGTTGACCTGAGCGCACTGGCGTCATGTGGCTATCGCCTCGCTGAGATCGAGTCGCTAACCATACGCCTAGAACACCTCATAGAGCAACAGCAGTTGGCGCACGGACTGCTCCTTAATGAGGTCCAACTGCCGGATCGGCACGCCGGATTCGGCACAGGAACCGCCGTTGCACTGGCCAGCCTGGAATCGCTCTTCTTACTGAACGGCCGTGACGTGAGCCAGGAGTTCTTGCGCTCCCACTGCGGGCGGGGCGGCGCCTCAGGTATTGGTCTGAGCAACTATTTCACTGGCGGCTTCATCTTCGATGCCGGTCGACGGTTTAGCTCTGCACCCATCGTTGGATCGGACGCAACGCAGGAGGTGAATGAGCAGCCATTGGAGATTTTGCGCGTTGACCTGCCGGATTGGCCTATGGGCGTCTTAATCCCGCCGGGCGCTTCAGCACTTTCCCTGGAGCAGGAGCAAGCGTTTTTTGTCCAGCGGCTCCCACTCGAGGAAGCTGAGGTGTTCGAAGTCACATACCACGCTGTGTTCGGTACGCTGACTGCCGTACGATGCGGCGATTACGATGCATTCTGCGCATCGATAAACGCTTTGCAGCGCTGCGCGTGGAAGCGCGCCGAGATCGACCTCTACGGGCAGAGCGTTCGCGCATGTGTCGCTCATCTCACATCGATTGGATGCGACGCCGTGGCACTGAGTAGCATAGGTCCGGCATTGATCTTCTGGGCTCGCGATCTTGACGCCACTTTCGCTGCCGCAGTAAGCACTTACGGGCCGTCCGCTGTGTTCCGAACTCGTCCGGACAACGTTGGGCGGACTCTCACCCATGATTGA
- a CDS encoding ATP-binding protein, whose product MIEIVFFSTNRSKLAHFRYLGEKAGFRVKGFHETTYYASYNEPKIDDRSELLRLSYESALEQWLKRQGANDDDHSTFFFEDTSVVVEALSKNGEIPGVNVKYWMRDMTFAKLDASLKRAGNNRKVTVRSDIVMHLPQRWRTLLNTTDRYLSVVGESHGVIANYEHEIQPNLVYPWLDDKTFNKWFVPVGASGPISMLNIEAADLADFRAHAFEKITTVLRDRLSFLATPQKQDADQLPIPGIPKYPSVFVICGPSCAGKSTTAYWMRDKYELLHVEASDFMHKAFWERHGPGTNVRIGDFAEAALQTQPGIVALPIARFLQEIEASGAVVTGFRSTKEVKAFQQELGAGTEVALMYLNASEPIRLDRALRRGRDDITPEKFAKREVQEIRMGVVDIAALPNSDLQLNEGSLKELYGAVRTRYRKALKVYTSNKERRAQRQQPHRAQLEGLILRTLHAEQNKWLTTTEIAAALNRRFNEAKSKNNVSRYFNQEFHPYYELRFRERDGKRTGILEYRLSATGISRAKQLNAAPDARNNRKRGSGHAEPAQLSLPLPSQED is encoded by the coding sequence ATGATTGAGATCGTCTTCTTCTCCACGAATCGATCAAAGCTAGCGCATTTTCGCTATCTGGGAGAGAAGGCCGGCTTTCGCGTTAAGGGGTTTCACGAAACCACGTACTACGCCAGCTACAACGAGCCAAAGATTGATGATCGATCGGAGTTGTTGAGGCTCAGCTATGAGAGCGCGCTGGAGCAATGGCTGAAGCGCCAGGGCGCGAACGATGATGATCACAGTACCTTCTTCTTCGAAGACACCTCCGTAGTTGTTGAAGCCTTGAGCAAGAACGGGGAGATACCCGGCGTCAATGTCAAATACTGGATGCGTGACATGACCTTTGCGAAGCTGGATGCATCGCTGAAGCGCGCCGGTAACAACCGCAAGGTCACGGTCCGCTCCGACATCGTGATGCACCTTCCGCAGCGTTGGCGGACTTTACTGAATACAACCGATCGGTATCTTTCGGTGGTGGGCGAATCCCATGGGGTGATTGCAAACTACGAGCACGAGATTCAACCGAACTTGGTGTACCCGTGGCTCGACGACAAGACGTTCAACAAGTGGTTTGTACCTGTCGGAGCCAGCGGTCCGATCAGCATGCTGAACATCGAGGCAGCCGATCTCGCCGACTTTCGAGCACACGCCTTCGAGAAGATCACGACAGTACTCCGTGACAGGCTTAGCTTCCTCGCAACACCCCAGAAACAAGACGCAGACCAGTTACCCATTCCAGGCATTCCAAAGTATCCGTCCGTCTTCGTCATTTGCGGACCGAGTTGCGCTGGCAAGTCCACAACTGCGTACTGGATGCGGGATAAGTACGAACTTCTTCATGTCGAAGCCAGCGACTTCATGCACAAGGCATTTTGGGAACGCCATGGGCCTGGGACAAACGTGCGCATCGGAGATTTCGCGGAGGCGGCACTCCAAACACAACCCGGCATTGTGGCGCTGCCTATTGCCCGCTTCCTTCAGGAAATTGAGGCCTCGGGTGCGGTTGTGACGGGATTCCGCTCTACCAAAGAAGTGAAGGCCTTTCAACAGGAACTGGGGGCCGGCACCGAGGTCGCGCTCATGTACCTAAACGCCTCAGAGCCGATCCGATTGGACCGCGCACTCAGACGCGGCCGAGATGACATCACGCCGGAGAAATTCGCGAAACGAGAGGTACAAGAGATCCGGATGGGCGTGGTAGACATTGCAGCACTACCGAATAGCGATCTGCAACTTAATGAGGGCAGCCTAAAGGAGCTCTATGGGGCCGTCCGTACGCGATATCGCAAGGCCCTAAAAGTCTATACGTCCAATAAGGAGCGGCGCGCACAACGACAGCAGCCACACCGGGCCCAGCTTGAAGGCTTGATTCTTCGAACGTTGCACGCGGAGCAAAATAAGTGGCTCACCACGACGGAGATCGCGGCGGCACTAAATCGAAGGTTCAACGAGGCAAAGTCCAAAAACAATGTCAGTCGATACTTCAATCAGGAGTTCCATCCGTACTACGAGCTCCGCTTTCGGGAGCGGGATGGCAAGCGAACAGGCATCCTTGAATATCGGCTGTCAGCCACAGGCATCAGCCGCGCAAAGCAATTGAATGCTGCTCCGGACGCTCGAAATAACAGAAAACGCGGGAGCGGACACGCCGAGCCAGCGCAGTTGTCGCTCCCCCTTCCGTCGCAAGAAGACTGA
- a CDS encoding cob(I)yrinic acid a,c-diamide adenosyltransferase, with product MGNRLTQIATRTGDDGSTGLGDNTRVSKDSPRPHAMGDVDELNSHIGLLLCEPLPAEVRTLLSDVQHQLFNLGGELSIPGFELLKDEALAQLDEALATHNAALPRLAEFILPAGTRAAAQAHVCRTVARRAERSVVALGAVETVRDAPRRYLNRLSDLMFVLARVLNRLDGGDDVYWKSERMARAEPGAA from the coding sequence ATGGGCAACCGACTGACACAGATCGCCACGCGCACCGGAGACGACGGCTCTACGGGCCTGGGCGACAACACCCGCGTCTCCAAGGACAGCCCGCGCCCGCACGCCATGGGCGATGTGGACGAACTCAACTCGCACATCGGCCTGCTGCTGTGCGAGCCCTTGCCCGCCGAGGTGCGCACGCTGCTGTCGGACGTGCAGCACCAGCTGTTCAACCTGGGCGGCGAGCTTTCCATCCCCGGCTTCGAGCTGCTCAAGGACGAGGCGCTCGCGCAGCTCGACGAGGCCCTGGCCACCCACAATGCGGCGCTGCCGCGGCTGGCCGAATTCATCCTGCCCGCCGGCACGCGCGCTGCGGCGCAGGCGCATGTTTGCCGCACGGTTGCCCGCCGCGCCGAACGCTCGGTGGTGGCCCTGGGCGCCGTGGAGACCGTGCGCGATGCACCGCGCCGCTACCTCAACCGGCTCTCGGACCTGATGTTCGTGCTGGCGCGCGTGCTCAACCGCCTGGATGGCGGCGACGACGTGTACTGGAAAAGCGAGCGCATGGCGCGGGCGGAGCCCGGCGCGGCCTGA
- a CDS encoding EF-hand domain-containing protein, producing MAAQRRRNLAFDSRSVMLFAAITLGGAAVHAQTPSPTLTSPSNQPPQTASGTSMGLHPGAKGATFGGSQPAAPTASAFDRVDTDKNGQLTLAEAARLPAIGNRFKELDKDHDGALSRSEFEAGAHS from the coding sequence ATGGCAGCTCAGCGACGACGCAACCTTGCTTTCGACAGCCGCAGCGTGATGCTGTTCGCGGCGATCACCCTGGGAGGTGCCGCAGTGCATGCACAAACGCCTTCTCCGACCCTCACATCCCCGTCCAACCAACCTCCCCAGACCGCGTCGGGCACCTCCATGGGCCTGCATCCCGGCGCCAAGGGCGCCACCTTCGGCGGCTCGCAGCCGGCCGCACCAACCGCCAGCGCATTCGATCGCGTTGACACCGACAAGAACGGACAACTGACCCTGGCAGAGGCCGCACGCCTGCCCGCCATCGGCAACCGTTTCAAGGAGCTCGACAAGGACCATGACGGTGCCCTGTCGCGCTCGGAATTCGAGGCCGGCGCCCACTCCTGA
- a CDS encoding amino acid ABC transporter ATP-binding protein has translation MAAAAETLADAPAVAPRVPAPAGRPIVQITALRKSYGTNEVLKGIDLTVQAGEVIAIIGKSGSGKSTLLRCINGLEVFQDGALTVDGKPLLHDSAMAMRELRQRVGMIFQNFNLFPHLSVGRNVMLAPTLVKQRSQKDAAAQAVRLLQRVGLAEKFDAMPDQLSGGQQQRVAIARALAMEPAVLLCDEITSALDPELVGEVLRVVESLAREGMTLLMVTHEMAFARKVSNRVIFMHQGRVHEMGPPQDLFGDPQTPELKQFLSSLND, from the coding sequence ATGGCCGCCGCCGCTGAAACCCTGGCCGATGCGCCCGCCGTGGCGCCCCGCGTCCCTGCGCCGGCCGGCCGGCCCATCGTGCAGATCACCGCGCTGCGCAAGTCCTACGGCACCAACGAGGTGCTCAAGGGCATCGACCTCACGGTGCAGGCCGGCGAGGTGATCGCCATCATCGGCAAGAGCGGCTCGGGCAAGAGCACGCTGCTGCGCTGCATCAACGGCCTGGAAGTCTTCCAGGACGGCGCGCTCACGGTGGACGGCAAGCCGCTGCTGCACGACAGCGCCATGGCCATGCGCGAGCTGCGCCAGCGCGTGGGCATGATCTTCCAGAACTTCAATCTCTTTCCGCACCTCTCGGTGGGCCGCAACGTCATGCTGGCGCCCACGCTGGTCAAGCAGCGCTCGCAAAAGGACGCGGCCGCGCAGGCGGTCCGGCTGCTGCAGCGCGTGGGCCTGGCCGAAAAATTCGACGCCATGCCCGACCAGCTGTCGGGCGGCCAGCAGCAGCGCGTGGCCATCGCCCGTGCGCTGGCCATGGAGCCGGCCGTGCTGCTGTGCGACGAGATCACTTCCGCCCTTGACCCCGAACTGGTGGGCGAGGTACTGCGCGTGGTGGAGTCGCTCGCCCGCGAGGGCATGACCCTGCTGATGGTCACGCACGAGATGGCCTTCGCCCGCAAGGTGAGCAACCGCGTGATCTTCATGCACCAGGGCCGCGTGCACGAGATGGGCCCGCCGCAGGACTTGTTCGGCGACCCGCAGACGCCGGAACTCAAGCAGTTTCTGTCGTCGCTGAACGATTGA
- a CDS encoding amino acid ABC transporter permease → MVDFTFWDILRNLLLAARWTVVLSLIAFVGGGLVGGLLLVARLTGGRAAERAVGLYVQVFQGTPLLMQLFLSYFGLALVGLNVSAWTSAAVALTLYTSAFLVEIWRGCVAAVPKGQWEASGSLALSFGEQMRHVILPQAVRIATAPTVGFLVQVVKGTALASVIGFVELTKAGGMIANTTFKPFAVFACVALVYFALCFPVSLYAQHLERKFHGRRR, encoded by the coding sequence ATGGTCGATTTCACCTTCTGGGACATCCTGCGCAACCTGCTGCTGGCCGCGCGCTGGACCGTCGTGCTCTCGCTGATCGCCTTCGTCGGCGGTGGGCTGGTGGGCGGGCTGCTGCTCGTGGCGCGCCTCACCGGCGGCCGTGCGGCGGAGCGCGCCGTGGGCCTGTACGTGCAGGTCTTCCAGGGCACGCCGCTGCTGATGCAGCTGTTCCTGTCGTACTTCGGCCTGGCACTGGTGGGGCTGAACGTGTCGGCCTGGACCTCGGCCGCCGTGGCGCTCACGCTCTACACCAGCGCGTTCCTGGTGGAGATCTGGCGCGGCTGCGTGGCCGCCGTGCCCAAGGGCCAGTGGGAGGCCTCGGGCAGCCTGGCCCTGTCGTTCGGCGAACAGATGCGCCACGTGATCCTGCCGCAGGCCGTGCGCATCGCCACCGCGCCCACGGTGGGCTTTCTCGTGCAGGTCGTCAAGGGCACGGCCCTGGCCTCGGTGATCGGCTTCGTGGAGCTGACCAAGGCCGGGGGAATGATCGCCAACACCACCTTCAAGCCGTTCGCCGTCTTTGCCTGTGTGGCGCTCGTCTATTTCGCGCTGTGCTTTCCCGTGAGCCTGTATGCGCAACACCTCGAAAGGAAGTTCCATGGCCGCCGCCGCTGA
- a CDS encoding amino acid ABC transporter permease: MRIEFDFMAVLSQWPLLATGVAWTLALTAVATVVGMAVGIACAWARAEGPAALRWPVAAYVELVRNTPFIVQLFFIFFGLPAAGVKLSPEAASFIAMVMNLGAYSTEIIRAGIQATPRGQIEAAVSLALSRVQVFTRVVLPPALKKVWPAMVSQIVIVMLGSAVCSQISVQDLSYAANLIQSRNFRAFESFIVATGIYLVLSIALRRLLHWVGPRFLFGR; encoded by the coding sequence ATGCGCATCGAGTTCGACTTCATGGCCGTGCTGTCGCAGTGGCCGTTGCTGGCCACGGGCGTGGCCTGGACCCTGGCCCTCACGGCCGTGGCCACCGTGGTGGGCATGGCCGTGGGCATCGCCTGCGCCTGGGCCAGGGCCGAAGGACCGGCGGCGCTGCGCTGGCCGGTGGCGGCCTATGTGGAGCTGGTCCGCAACACGCCTTTCATCGTGCAGCTGTTCTTCATCTTCTTCGGGCTGCCGGCGGCGGGCGTCAAGCTCTCGCCCGAGGCGGCTTCGTTCATCGCCATGGTGATGAACCTGGGCGCCTACTCGACCGAGATCATCCGCGCCGGCATCCAGGCCACGCCGCGCGGCCAGATCGAGGCGGCGGTGAGCCTGGCGCTGTCGCGCGTTCAGGTCTTCACGCGCGTGGTGCTTCCGCCCGCGCTCAAGAAGGTGTGGCCCGCCATGGTGAGCCAGATCGTCATCGTGATGCTGGGCTCGGCGGTGTGCAGCCAGATCTCGGTGCAGGACCTGAGCTACGCCGCCAACCTGATCCAGAGCCGCAACTTCCGCGCGTTCGAGTCGTTCATCGTGGCCACCGGCATCTACCTCGTGCTCTCGATCGCGCTGCGCCGGCTGCTGCACTGGGTGGGCCCGCGCTTTCTCTTCGGCCGCTGA
- a CDS encoding transporter substrate-binding domain-containing protein, with product MTFATRFLSRRLALGLVAAAGLVCAVAPVHAQTALDDILKSKTIKIAIPTDYPPYGFVGTDLKPQGLDIDMAELIAAKLGVKVELVAVTSANRIAYLQTKKADLVISTLGKNPEREKVIDFTSAYAPFYQAVFGPKSLTAKAWSDLAGKSVAVTRGAMEDQELAKVAPPSIDVKRFEDNNATIAAFVAGQTQFVATSASVAGNMMQKNPQLQAEYKLLLKDSPCFIGLPKGEAALMAKVNEIIAGAKKSGELDTMAKKWLGRPAGDLPV from the coding sequence ATGACCTTCGCCACCCGCTTTCTCTCCCGCCGCCTGGCCTTGGGCCTCGTGGCCGCCGCCGGCCTCGTTTGCGCCGTGGCCCCCGTGCATGCGCAAACGGCGCTGGACGACATCCTGAAATCCAAGACGATCAAGATCGCCATCCCCACCGACTACCCGCCCTACGGCTTCGTCGGCACCGATCTCAAGCCCCAGGGCCTGGACATCGACATGGCCGAACTCATCGCCGCCAAACTGGGCGTGAAGGTGGAACTGGTGGCCGTGACCAGCGCCAACCGCATCGCCTACCTGCAGACCAAGAAGGCCGACCTCGTCATCTCCACGCTGGGCAAGAACCCCGAGCGCGAGAAGGTCATCGACTTCACCTCGGCCTATGCGCCGTTCTACCAGGCCGTGTTCGGCCCCAAGTCCCTCACGGCCAAGGCCTGGAGCGACCTGGCCGGCAAGAGCGTGGCCGTCACGCGAGGCGCCATGGAAGACCAGGAACTCGCCAAGGTCGCACCGCCCAGCATCGACGTGAAGCGCTTCGAGGACAACAACGCCACCATCGCCGCCTTCGTGGCCGGGCAGACGCAGTTCGTGGCCACCAGCGCCTCCGTGGCGGGCAACATGATGCAGAAGAACCCGCAGCTGCAGGCCGAATACAAGCTGCTGCTCAAGGACAGCCCGTGCTTCATCGGCCTGCCCAAGGGCGAGGCCGCGCTGATGGCCAAGGTCAATGAAATCATCGCCGGCGCCAAGAAGAGCGGCGAGCTGGACACCATGGCCAAGAAGTGGCTGGGCCGCCCCGCCGGCGACCTGCCGGTCTGA
- a CDS encoding GntR family transcriptional regulator — MTSATEISNRIIEAVMAQKLAPGARLGEQQLAMLFDCSRTIVREALTRLSTRGIVTVSARRGWYVIEPSEDEAREAFEARRVIELGLLHQLKTVDKAAVRKLRAHLQREKAALAGTDVGARSFLLGDFHVCLAECLGNGLLADTLRDFTARTTLIAMLYQSSHDAAQSCDDHVRIVEALEAGDIARAESLMAEHIGSVQSALRLPASADPLEHLRSALAPVRTGRAAGPSPSSDSSTASPSPAASPGDASTYLGALL, encoded by the coding sequence ATGACCAGCGCCACCGAAATCAGCAACCGCATCATCGAAGCCGTGATGGCCCAGAAGCTCGCCCCCGGCGCGCGCCTGGGGGAGCAGCAGCTCGCCATGCTGTTCGACTGCAGCCGCACCATCGTGCGCGAGGCGCTCACGCGGCTGTCCACGCGCGGCATCGTCACCGTCAGCGCGCGCCGCGGCTGGTACGTGATCGAGCCCTCCGAGGACGAAGCGCGCGAGGCCTTCGAGGCGCGCCGCGTGATCGAGCTGGGCCTGCTGCACCAGTTGAAGACGGTGGACAAGGCTGCAGTGCGCAAGCTGCGTGCCCACTTGCAGCGCGAGAAGGCGGCCCTGGCCGGCACCGACGTGGGTGCGCGCAGCTTCTTGCTCGGCGACTTCCACGTGTGCCTGGCCGAGTGCCTGGGCAACGGCCTGCTGGCCGACACGCTGCGAGACTTCACCGCGCGCACCACGCTCATCGCCATGCTGTACCAGTCGTCGCACGACGCGGCGCAATCGTGCGACGACCACGTGCGCATCGTCGAGGCGCTGGAGGCGGGCGATATCGCCCGCGCCGAATCGCTGATGGCCGAGCACATCGGCTCGGTGCAGTCCGCCCTGCGCCTGCCGGCCAGCGCCGACCCGCTCGAACACCTGCGCAGCGCGCTGGCGCCCGTGCGCACCGGGCGTGCCGCAGGCCCTTCGCCTTCTTCCGATTCGTCCACCGCTTCCCCATCCCCCGCCGCGTCCCCGGGCGACGCATCCACCTACCTAGGAGCCTTGCTATGA